The genomic interval AAAAAAGGACAATGTTAAAATATACGAAAAATGTGACATACTTAAAAAAGAAAATGATAAAGTAAAATCATCAATATTATGGAAATTAAAAAATATATTTTAGTGATAACATGCACAAAAGCTCATATTTAAAAATGCAATACTTTAAAGAGACTTATCTTAATCCAGATGATGAGTTGAAAATACTTGATATCGGATCATTTGATAAGGATGGAAATTATAATTACGGTTTAATCTTAAATGAAAAAAAATGGACATATCATGGCCTTGATTTAAGAGAGGGAAACAATATTGATATTGTTGTTAAAAGTCCATATAACTGGAAAGAAATTGAAGATGGAAGCTATGATTTAGTCATTACAGGCCAGGCATTTGAACACATTGAATATTTCTGGTTAACCCTTGAAGAAGTAAAAAGAGTTTTAAAACCGGGAGGGTTATTCTTCATTATTGTTCCAAGTACCGGCCCTGTTCATAAAAATCCCTATGACTGCTACAGATTTAACGATACTGCAATGAAGGCAATGGCAAAATACATCAATTTTCAGGTTATTGAATTTGGAACCAATTTTGATAAAATCTCAGATCCATGGTATGACAGCTTTTTAGTAGCCAAAAAACCATTAAATACAACCACAGATGAGCTGAACAACAGAATGGACTTAATGGAACATAAAGTAGATTTAATCCTTAAAAAATTACAAAAATAATTAATTTTAAACTCTCAGACACCTAAAATATAACAGCCATCATCGCATATAACATACAATTATCCCCACCATTATTGAATAATCATATAAATCTTTATATCTTAAAAAAAACTAATTATTAACTATATAAATGGTGATAAAAGATGAATTATAAAATATTTATATTGTTTTCATTAGCATTCATCATTTCTATTTCTGCGGTTTCAGCAGAAAATTCTGATATTCAAATTATTAGTGAAATAGATGATACAATTGATAGCGTGGATAATAATATATTATCTGATGATGGAACTAATGAAAATGAAGAAGGAACATTTGTAGAATTACAGAATACATTTTGGAAATGCTCTGATGGAGATACAGTAGTTTTAGATAAAAATTATTCCTACAATGGAGCTGAGCGTAAAGTAATGAGTATCAACAACCAGATAACTGTTGACGGTACCGGTCATACTTTAGACGGAAAACAGGCTTCAAAAATATTTTACATCAGTGCAGATGCAAAAAAAGTAACATTAATGAATATTAATTTTGTTAACGGATATACTGACGGTGCTGGCGGTGCAATACAAAATGCCGGTGCAGAACTCTTTATACAAAACTGTACATTTATAAACAACAAAATTGTTGGAAGTACAGGCGGTGCAATAGCCAGTAACAATGCCAATAATATTGTTATAAAAGACAGTACATTCAGTGGGAATAAAGCAAAAGGTGTTGGAGGTGCAATTTCTATCAGCGGAAATAATGCATTAATAACAAATTGTATTTTCACAAACAATGAAGCAACAGAAAGTTTAGGAGGAGCTGTTCTTACCTTAGGTAATGACAACATTATTAGGAACAATACTTTTAAAAATAATAAAGCTGGCCGTGACGGCGGAGCCGTTGACATGGAAGGTACAACCGTTGAAACAAAAGCTCAAAGAAATGAAATCAGCAACAATATTTTTACAGGAAACACTGCTGTATATGGAGGGGCAGTTGGTTTAAATGCAAAAGATTCAACTGTTGCCAACAACATATTTACAAGCAACAAGGCAATTGATTCAAAATCACTTAGTACAGCAGGAATCGGCGGTGCTATGAGAGTTATAGGAGATAAAAATAACAAAATAATCAATAACACATTCACAGACAATACCGCTTACAGACAAGGCGGAGCATTTTATCTTGAAGGAACTAACTCAATTATTTCAAACAATAAATTTTCCAATAACATAGCTACAAATGATGCAGGCGGATCAATGAATATTAAAGGTAATTACATTAGCGTTTCAGACAATGAAATTATCACCTCCACTTCAAAAAATGCAGGAGGAGCAGTATTCCTTAAAGGAGACAATGCAAAAATTACCAACAATATAATTAAAAAAGCAACATCAAAATCCTCTTTTGGAGGTGCAATAGGTTTAAACGGAGCTTCATCCACTATTGAAAATAACCAACTGGCAGACAATACTGCAGGT from uncultured Methanobrevibacter sp. carries:
- a CDS encoding class I SAM-dependent methyltransferase; the protein is MHKSSYLKMQYFKETYLNPDDELKILDIGSFDKDGNYNYGLILNEKKWTYHGLDLREGNNIDIVVKSPYNWKEIEDGSYDLVITGQAFEHIEYFWLTLEEVKRVLKPGGLFFIIVPSTGPVHKNPYDCYRFNDTAMKAMAKYINFQVIEFGTNFDKISDPWYDSFLVAKKPLNTTTDELNNRMDLMEHKVDLILKKLQK
- a CDS encoding right-handed parallel beta-helix repeat-containing protein; the encoded protein is MNYKIFILFSLAFIISISAVSAENSDIQIISEIDDTIDSVDNNILSDDGTNENEEGTFVELQNTFWKCSDGDTVVLDKNYSYNGAERKVMSINNQITVDGTGHTLDGKQASKIFYISADAKKVTLMNINFVNGYTDGAGGAIQNAGAELFIQNCTFINNKIVGSTGGAIASNNANNIVIKDSTFSGNKAKGVGGAISISGNNALITNCIFTNNEATESLGGAVLTLGNDNIIRNNTFKNNKAGRDGGAVDMEGTTVETKAQRNEISNNIFTGNTAVYGGAVGLNAKDSTVANNIFTSNKAIDSKSLSTAGIGGAMRVIGDKNNKIINNTFTDNTAYRQGGAFYLEGTNSIISNNKFSNNIATNDAGGSMNIKGNYISVSDNEIITSTSKNAGGAVFLKGDNAKITNNIIKKATSKSSFGGAIGLNGASSTIENNQLADNTAGDNGGAIYVSGAKATINNNTITNNKGRSGGAIFIDSANANIINNEFSKNTATTGSSIYGKGTNPKVTKNTFVGTKRSDGVIKWDGDPQFIGNTYTADPDSGKLETIFEASPVTTVYNGNKYLVATLKDENGNVVSLVKVVLSLTGKTLSTTTKANGQAKFSTNSIAPAAYPAKLTFAGNDKYTSASATVKITIKKANVKLTAAAKTYKVKATKKYTITLKTNQNKVMTKTKVTLKVNGKTYSATTNAKGQATFNLKITKKGKLTATIKYGGNKFYNPLSKNVKITIK